A window of Hordeum vulgare subsp. vulgare chromosome 5H, MorexV3_pseudomolecules_assembly, whole genome shotgun sequence genomic DNA:
aaactcgatgcacttcgtgtacaaatcggacaatctctttcgaagtatcacggtttcttacgaaaactcatatgttaaaaaggcatttcatttttttgaacttatttaaactcaagactattgtgtgtataaaatgcaccattgaagggGACATCATcaatttcaacactttctgagttcatttggtatttttcatgcatttactgattttttgagcaaaAAGACCCAGAAATTtataagcagtacaaatgaaatcTCAATAGTTTGAatgttgtcatggtatcatcatttaacccacatagcatgtgctaaaaagttgagagggttgcggcaaaatctggatgcacttcgtgtagaaatcggacaatctctttcgaagtatcaggcttTCTTACGaacactcatctattacaaaagggatttcatttttttgaacttatttggactcaagactttttgtctgttcaaaatgcaccattcaaggacacatcatcaattttcaacactttcggacttcatttggtatttttcatgcatttcctGATTTttctgagctaaatgacccagaaattgaaaagcagtacaaatgaacaatGAATAGGTTcagagttggcatggtatcatcatttcaccctgatagcatgtgctaaaaagttgagagggttgtggcaaaaacttgatgcacttcgtgtacaaatgggACAATCTATTTCGAAATATTAGAgtttcttacaaaaactcatatgttacaaaagggattttatttttttgaacttatttgaactccagactttttgtgtgttcaaaatgcatcactaaaggccacatcatcaattttcaacactttcagagttcatttggtatatttcatgcatttactgatttttgacctaaatgacccaaaaattgaaaagcagtacaaatgaagtctgaataggttgaaagttggcatgatatcattatttcaccccgatagcatgtgataaaaagttgagagggttgcggcaataactggatgcactttATGTACGAATCactcaatctctttcgaagtattagagtttcttacgaaaactcatgtgttacaaaagggatttcatttttttgaacttattcgaactcaagactttttctgtgttcaaactgcaccattcactactaggaaaaggcctgctagtggcgcacctgttttggctactaatggcgcactacagatgcgccactagcatcacgccattagaattttttactaatggcgcaccacaggtgcgccattagtatctggtatactaatggcgcaccaggaagtgcgccattagtatagctcatggtgcgccattagtatgcctcctaggggggcatatttacccatgtgctctggcttacgAATGTctcactagttgacgatgcgccactagtgtgctttttgcagtgcgccactaaagtgctgagtggtgcgccactagtacgaatattaggtattttttttcttttctgatatttgcacaggttacaaaacatattactgcACAGGTACACCATATCTACCCCAACATATAGTCTATCAAGGTACACCATACCTATGCGGACATATATTTACTTTGTCGATAGTTAAATTGCTGGTAAAATGATGTGCAGTCAAAACAATATATACTACTAGATATTCGATCGAAAAATTATCTCATATGCGTATTAAAAATATTCGATCAAAAGATTATCATGATATCATAGTTACCAATATAGTTTCTATAGAAGTTATAATCATCTCACATGCTATTATATAGAACAATGTTCCAGTGCTTGTAGTTTTGTCAACAATGAATGCATTAAGCATCTTAAACAAAGATTGTCATGATATCATAGTTAACAATATCGTTTCTATGTGGTTATTTTCACACATTGACACACATTTGTCTTCTACTAATAAGAAACTAACATTTATTATCATGAAGTTAATGAGTGTGTGCTCATCGTAGTAATCATATAAGTATGATGGCACCAAATAATCCAAATTTATGTATATCTATTTTTCCCAAAGCATCACCCAAGGGCCATGGTTCCCTTGGTTTATTTGTACCATCAAAAGGCTTCAGACTGTATGTATGCAATATTTTGGGGAAGTAAACTACAAAAAAAAGGAACATATATTAAGTAAAAACGTTGGGAAGAAGGGAACTAATAAGCATGGAATGATGTCTAACAACTAGTGGGTACTAGCATATTGGAGTTACCGCTCCCCTTGCAGCGCCATTATCCACACCATCCAGGGGCGTCTACTACTCGTCCTCTTTGGCCCTTGGATGTGGCGAACCGTCGAGGTCGTTGCCCCTCCTCACATGGATTGTGGCGGTGCCTAAAATAGAATTGGAGCAAGATGTTTAAGCAGAGTTAGAGCCCAACACGTGTATTATGAACAAATTGATATTGTCACTGCAGTAATACCATTACACATGTAATGTAAAGTAATATTGTTACACATGTAAAGTATCGCTTGATCCAAGTTGAGGATTCAAATCAGTTCCATGGAAATCTGGAAATATATGATTGAGAAAAACAAGTTTCATTTACAAACAAGAATTCATTGTGAGTCTGCATAGATAACTGTGTTCACGAACTACATAGCCTCATCGAAGAACTTCCAACCATATGTGATTTCCTTGTATCACCCAACAATGTAGTACGAAAGTGGTAATCTTCATTAGTAAATTCAATAAGCAAATATAATATTGGCATAGACCCACAATCTACTCTGGCAGGATTGAAACAAAAAAAGCCGATGTGCATCGAAGAGAGCTGCATCAATCAGTACCTTGCTGTGTGCTCCCTTCTACAAAAATTACACTAGATGAATTCCTTACCTTTTTTCGACAACTACGGTCCAAAATAAGCCTTTGTTTCCCAAGAAACTCAACAATATGCGTCAGCCTTTCAATGTTCATTTTCCCATCACTAAACACATACTACATAAAAGGCTCAAACATATAAGTTGCAAACATTCAACTGATGAGTCGTCTACAAAAACTAATTAGCAAACCAAACAGATGGGAATTTTACCAGGCCGTGCGCAGCCGGTGGTAACCAGCTGATTCCAGTTTTTTTTAAATACAATCATTTTAAACTTCAAAGGATGTGTTATAACTTACAACTAATACTACCCCTTGAGGCTCTTAGGGAGTCTTTTCCATCAAGGAAAATAGGCAACTATGAAGGTAGAGAAATCTGACAATAGTAACATTCACAAGGTGGATAAGATTATTGGTAATAGTTGGGGATAGGTGATTATCAATGAAATTTATAGGTAACCTTGCTCTGGCATCATTTTAGGTTTTGAGAAACAACATATCGATATTGAAGAAAACAAGTTTTAACATCTTGTACAAACAAGGGATGGATAAGTGGAAACATGATGAGGGTCAGGCCCTAATCTTATTCCATAAGCTAATAGACATAgttcctccgtccgaaaataactgtctcaagcttagtacatttttgtactagagctagtacaaagttgagaccctTATTTTGGGATAGAGGAAGTATATATAGTAAACAAACGAAGGTCCAACGGTTTATGAGATGACAAAGAAGAGATAATGGCATTATTTACATAGAATTAGAGCATGAACACGTACAGAAGTTACAATCACGTGACTTGCCCCTTCATTAAGGTATGACATTGCATTCTCCAAATTTATTCCACCTCCCACTTGCAAACAACCTAGTATTATGATAGCCCGTGTTTATGCCAATATGTCAAATTGATGGCATCTCATTGCTTGCAGTAGAAACAAAAAATATTCCAGGAGCACCACTAGCAGATGTACAAAGCTCTCCGAAGGTAAAAGTTGAAGCAATGGCCTTAACGATAATTTTAAACAACAACCATATGGAGCCCTTGCAGTAAGGCCAAACTTTTGGTATGTCATCTCAAAGAAGGTTTTGACCAGATAAGAAGTTGAACTGTAGTTAATAACTTGTCAAAAATAAATCTATGCTGCTGGCGAATACTATATGAGCCCAACATGAACAAAGGCGCTTCACTGCTTGAGATGTGTGACATATTATGAACATGCACATCATCCTTACTTTCGATGAAAACACTCAGTCTCAAATGCCACATCATAAAGGTTTTGTAGTAAAACATTTTGCTACCCTTTATACAGCATACACAACCATAAAAACGTTGAGATTCCACAAAAAGTGACAAAATGCAACCAAAAAATGTGGTTTATTTCAGAGACATCACAGAAGACAGTGAGCAGCAAACTAATACAAAGAGTGATACAGAAAGCAAACCAATTGAATAATACTAGTGCTAGTAATAAGTAATAACTAGATAACATATTCTCACCAGGATATGCATGTAGTGCTTCCAGGGCAGCAGAACGGCTTGCGGGATCTCCGCCAAGCATTCTATAATGTCCACCAACAAGTCCATCTTCTTTGTAAATATTCGCAAATTCTGCTAGAGAGTTGTCTGATTCAAAGTTCGTCACCAGTGTCGTGCCATCATCTGATGCATCCCGGAGGGTAGACCCAACTATTTGTTTAACTTTCCCCTAGGAGTTTGCATAAACAATCTATCAGACAACCGCTGATGTTAACGCCAGAGGCGCCTAAACTTGGTGATTGCACGTGGTGGTCTTGCTCCAGCAGTAAAGATAAATGCATCACCAAACGGGGTTTCCAAATTTTACACTATTAATAGTGTCGCTTTGTGAATTGCACCACAGCAAAACGATTGTCATCGACTGAAGAATCTGGGACACAATTTGCAATCACCATATAACAAAGTACAGAGCACCTCATGAACCACTGTTGGGTATAAGAAGGAAGCAAAGGGTTCCATTCCTACTGACTAACCTTGTGAATCTCGATACATGGCCTGAAGCTGACGGCGCACGCGACGGCACGCCCTCCTGCCAA
This region includes:
- the LOC123396460 gene encoding 1-(5-phosphoribosyl)-5-[(5-phosphoribosylamino)methylideneamino] imidazole-4-carboxamide isomerase, chloroplastic-like, which encodes MAENSLLPANVRVAAGRRPVDVAVGTVDRSYKQADVRKQVLLGGRAVACAVSFRPCIEIHKGKVKQIVGSTLRDASDDGTTLVTNFESDNSLAEFANIYKEDGLVGGHYRMLGGDPASRSAALEALHAYPGCLQVGGGINLENAMSYLNEGASHVIVTSYVFSDGKMNIERLTHIVEFLGKQRLILDRSCRKKVRNSSSVIFVEGSTQQGTATIHVRRGNDLDGSPHPRAKEDE